The Triticum aestivum cultivar Chinese Spring chromosome 7B, IWGSC CS RefSeq v2.1, whole genome shotgun sequence genome window below encodes:
- the LOC123162906 gene encoding uncharacterized protein isoform X3: MFYITGKACCMCSTASCSLLGILSSLGDVKVSYCDQGNSMYLCGLFLLLIGVAVLKLLEGKEQRIREAKQPKEPENMTPAYVRPYPPWLLQGPDARFLLGAWGY; the protein is encoded by the exons ATGTTCTATATT ACGGGCAAAGCTTGCTGCATGTGTAGCACCGCTAGTTGCTCCCTACTTGGCATATTATCTTCACTTG GTGATGTGAAAGTTAGCTACTGTGATCAAGGAAATAGCATGTATCTTTGTGGTTTGTTCCTGCTGTTGATCGGCGTTGCTGTGCTTAAG CTGCTGGAGGGGAAAGAGCAGAGGATCCGAGAGGCGAAGCAACCGAAGGAGCCGGAGAACATGACCCCTGCCTATGTACGGCCATATCCCCCATGGCTTCTACAAGGACCAGATGCAAG GTTTCTTTTAGGAGCTTGGGGCTATTAA
- the LOC123162906 gene encoding uncharacterized protein isoform X1: MAGQQEEGADGGHSLPLPCCVPKTDPEDMTGKACCMCSTASCSLLGILSSLGDVKVSYCDQGNSMYLCGLFLLLIGVAVLKLLEGKEQRIREAKQPKEPENMTPAYVRPYPPWLLQGPDARFLLGAWGY; encoded by the exons ATGGCCGGACAACAGGAGGAAGGAGCTGACGGTGGTCATAGTTTGCCTCTACCTTGCTGTGTGCCAAAGACAGATCCAGAAGATATG ACGGGCAAAGCTTGCTGCATGTGTAGCACCGCTAGTTGCTCCCTACTTGGCATATTATCTTCACTTG GTGATGTGAAAGTTAGCTACTGTGATCAAGGAAATAGCATGTATCTTTGTGGTTTGTTCCTGCTGTTGATCGGCGTTGCTGTGCTTAAG CTGCTGGAGGGGAAAGAGCAGAGGATCCGAGAGGCGAAGCAACCGAAGGAGCCGGAGAACATGACCCCTGCCTATGTACGGCCATATCCCCCATGGCTTCTACAAGGACCAGATGCAAG GTTTCTTTTAGGAGCTTGGGGCTATTAA
- the LOC123162906 gene encoding uncharacterized protein isoform X2 has product MADAPCCLVTGKACCMCSTASCSLLGILSSLGDVKVSYCDQGNSMYLCGLFLLLIGVAVLKLLEGKEQRIREAKQPKEPENMTPAYVRPYPPWLLQGPDARFLLGAWGY; this is encoded by the exons ATGGCCGATGCGCCTTGTTGTTTAGTG ACGGGCAAAGCTTGCTGCATGTGTAGCACCGCTAGTTGCTCCCTACTTGGCATATTATCTTCACTTG GTGATGTGAAAGTTAGCTACTGTGATCAAGGAAATAGCATGTATCTTTGTGGTTTGTTCCTGCTGTTGATCGGCGTTGCTGTGCTTAAG CTGCTGGAGGGGAAAGAGCAGAGGATCCGAGAGGCGAAGCAACCGAAGGAGCCGGAGAACATGACCCCTGCCTATGTACGGCCATATCCCCCATGGCTTCTACAAGGACCAGATGCAAG GTTTCTTTTAGGAGCTTGGGGCTATTAA